The Spodoptera frugiperda isolate SF20-4 chromosome 8, AGI-APGP_CSIRO_Sfru_2.0, whole genome shotgun sequence DNA segment tcttaaaaatatgtttctttggCATCAAAAACTTTAATATCACAACATGTGAATCTACAGctcattgaatttaaaataaaatactttaatatgcTAATAAACTAAGGTAGTTAAATTAGTTACTTAATTCACTTACTAGAGATAACATGCGTCATGCAGATTGTGAGTAGGtaataggaaaaataaataaaattttgataaccattcttttatattttttttcaaatgatCACTTAatggaaatgaaatgaatttattttgcaatGAAATATAAAGCAAATTTATCATGCAAATAGGCTCCAAAAGAGaacaaattattaatgaaaccatgtaataataacaataaaataacatgatAAGGTTTTTTgccaagaaaaaataaattgaaagttTCACTATACTATCTGAATGCCTGTATGGTAAGTGCGGAGCAACtgtttgtttgatccacaagttgtttggtctggatgtcatgtgtatgtgaattggtatgtttgtaaatgcatctacgacacaggatatcctagtgtggggcaatgtttattttaaacaaacaaaatttccgagttaacaatttaaacttaaaccgctgttgtaatttatttactttaccatataaataaaattcttttctttttttgattAAAAGAGGTGAAGATGAAGCCATTGATGGAAAAGGACaataaaaatgatgaattttGAGTTAAATACTAGGTTTCCAAGTTACTACAGAATGCAATCACATAACTTGTTTAATGCAATGGAATATTTCAAACTGTTTACCTACTCAAAACAATGTCATTCGAAACTTACCATAACAATAacttaaatcaatttattagtcaaataaaacaataaaaataataatgaaagagCATACTCACAGTGAATATTCCTGATCTATACATTTCTAACACTTCATTTAACACCATAAGTCCTCGTTCCCGGCCAAGGAAATTGTTCAGAACACAAACACCATACTGAGTCATGTCTCTGATCACTCTGTGACAGATCTCGTAACAAGAGTCACTTGGATCCATGTAGTAACTATTGGGCATGTGACTAAACGGGGCCCCGCTACCCTTCAGTGAGGCCTCCGGGTACTCCTTCGTCCTCGTACCCTGCTCTGCCCCATAGTTAGGTAGTACGGGCATGTTGGCAGTGTCAGTCCTGTTCACTGCCCGTAGTACATTAGAGGTACTTGGCGCTGAGAAGTCCACGGTGCTCAGCAGCTGCGCAGTCTCGCGCAACACCTCCTGCTCCGAGGAACCCTCGTAAGTTATGGCACTACTCGTCGACAAGTCGCGGTTTGTATACACTACACTAGATATCACACTACTGTCATTGTGCCCCGAGGCCTTCGATGTGCCTGGCTCACTTTGTTTAACGTTCTCAGTTGATACTTGTGCGCTATGTTTACTAACACCTATCGTACTACCTTCTTTTCCACTATTTTTTACTGACTtcgctttacttttttttgaatGTCTTTTATTACTACTATCCTTTGAACACTCCTGGTGACTCTCCTCCGTGACGTTGGAAGTTCCGTCTTTCACTTTCTTCGTGGCTTCTTCACCAACTATCGTACGTTCACCTGAATTATCACTTTTCGTACCCTGCTTCGGTAACTTGGGTGCACATTCACTTTTATGTCTTTTCCAGTCTTGTCGTTGGTGGTcagtattacaataataagtgGTGAGACAGCGACTACATCTCCGCTGAGATATCTCGTTGCAAACAGCGCAACAAGCGAGGCCGCCTCCTTGATTCATTCTAAATAATTTCTCCCTACGGCCGGCCCCTACGACTTGTCAACTGAAAGAAATGTCATTGCCGACGTGACATTTATGCGGAAATCAAGATGACGACTTATTATTGCAAactaatacttataatattttaaattatttttagttaaaatatatataattaaatttatatatttttagagaAACTAATAAATATCCATTTAATAAACGTCTTTAAACTAAATACGTGAGTTAACTGACTACCAAAATATATAAGGCTAGTGATACACCGCAGAAATAGTAACATTACTAAATTGTTGaattagtaattttaaataaaaataatctacgtCGCTTTCGTCTGTCATTAACACCTAaacttgaatattatatttttgtacctaattaaCTTTAGACTGACTGCACTGACGACTAATTAAACTGTACTCAAAGATTATAGGGTTCGAAATTTGtagaatttcaataaaattatgcatttaattttatgtatcttttttcgttaacaacaataaataatgtagaggaatgtgtgtttttttacttgtttattgaaaattttcaataaattaatgttaaccTTATACAGAACGGCTTGGAAAGGAAAGTAGATTCGtgtaattttttatggaatactaGCTGGCGGGTCTCCTGGTGGTAaatgatcagcgccgcctatggacgcctgtaacaccaaaggagtcacagctGCCTTAAGgggtacgctcttttcttgaaggtttaaaggtcgtatcggtAAAACATCGTCATTAGAAAGTAAAACaccttttataaaattatttatttattgaaattattgaataCATATGAATAaattcttcattttatttcgaTACTGTCAAAATGTGTGCTTTGATTAAAGGAATTATGTAAATAAGCcacggttaaaaataaaaaaaaccttgtgGTTATGAatctaacttaaaattaaagatgaacaatgaaaagaaaaatacttgtGGAATGTGCATTATTTACGACTTACGATTGATGATGAAAAACtataaatgaaacttaaataaatatttaaacttatttacaaatacaaaagaaaaacaatttgtgataATAGAATGATTGTGATGAAAGGGATCATGAATAAAAACAGACTAGATTAGTTCTACGTCGAGCCACGTTCTTGTTTCATGCACATCGTTTCCAAGATGTGGTTGATCATATTACAGTTTAAAGCAGAATTGTGTTGaaatataagtttgttattAAGGTGAAGGAAATCGAGACTCAACGAGAGGAACTAAAGAATGCGTAAAGGCGCGCGTAGTCATAATATACGCGCGCCTCTGCGCTTACTTAATAATAGTTTCTTACactaatataaaacataacaagATACGTTTCTTTAGAATCTTAGAAATTATGACATAACACGTACATTtccacatttttttacttttcatgtAAGCGTGTCATAATTTTTAACAttcttacatttataacaaGATACTTTGGGATAGTTACAATGTTTCTCTATagtctaagtattattatatcatcaattttatttacaaagaatatTGTAACTACCACACAGTCCTCAAGATACATCAGAGATTCTTTCAGGAGAATGCG contains these protein-coding regions:
- the LOC118275365 gene encoding uncharacterized protein LOC118275365, which produces MNQGGGLACCAVCNEISQRRCSRCLTTYYCNTDHQRQDWKRHKSECAPKLPKQGTKSDNSGERTIVGEEATKKVKDGTSNVTEESHQECSKDSSNKRHSKKSKAKSVKNSGKEGSTIGVSKHSAQVSTENVKQSEPGTSKASGHNDSSVISSVVYTNRDLSTSSAITYEGSSEQEVLRETAQLLSTVDFSAPSTSNVLRAVNRTDTANMPVLPNYGAEQGTRTKEYPEASLKGSGAPFSHMPNSYYMDPSDSCYEICHRVIRDMTQYGVCVLNNFLGRERGLMVLNEVLEMYRSGIFTAGQLVRSNSATTEAQTIRSDLITWIDGKEPNCTYIRQLISQVDNIILRANKMANNGKMGDYVINGRTKAMVACYPGSGSHYVKHVDNPNKDGRCITAIYYLNLDWDVKRCGGLLRVFPEGTNQVADIAPIFDRMLFFWSDRRNPHEVQPAYSTRYAITLWYFDAHEREEARRNFKERGQPSSSK